The DNA window TTTTCTTGTATGTGCTGTGTACCTTGCGAAGGGGGTCACATTGATGGACATTCTGCAAATACAAGCCCTAGATGTGGGCTATAGTTCCAATACGGTACTGCGAAATATCAACCTAACCGTCAAGGCAGGAGAATTTGTCAGCGTAGCCGCCCCAAACGGCACCGGCAAATCCACCCTGTTAAAAACAATTGCCGGATTATTGCCGCCGCTTAACGGATCAATTTTGCTCAACGGCCAAACGGTGGCAGATTACAGCCGCCGCGAGCTGGCTAAACAAATCGCTGTCGTAAGCTCGGATGTTGCCGCACCGGATTACACAGCCTACCAGATGGTCTTGATGGGGCGGTTTCCTCATGTCTCACGCTTCGCCGGCTTAACAGACCAAGACCATTTTGTTGTCCGGACTTCAATGAAAGATGTGGATATTTGGAAAAAACAAGCATGCCGGTGCAGTGAGTTAAGTCAAGGTGAACGGCAAAAAGTCATTATTGCCCGCGCCCTGGCCCAACAACCTAAACTATTATTACTTGACGAACCTACCGCTCATCTTGACATCTGCAACCAGTACAGCATTCTCCACCTCATAAAAAAATTGGCTCTGCAAAAAGACATCGCGGTTATCGCCGTTATTCACGATATTAATTTGGCAATTCAATTCAGCACTCATCTTTTATTATTAAAAAACGGCCGGTTGTTGTCATATGGCCGACCGGCGGAAGTCATAACTGCTGAAACATTAAACCAGCTCTACGATATGGATTTCGCCTTATATCATGAGGCAGCAGCCACATATGTAAGACCAAACCTATTTTGATAAAAAAGGTTTAAATATAGGGGGGTAAATTTTGAGAAACAGAAACTTAACCAAAAAAATTGCCGCAGCCTTGGCAGCCGGTACTTTATTGTGTACAACCCAAGCCTGGGCCAGTGAAGACTCAATTTTTCAACTTGATCAAATAACCGTTACGGCCGACCGTATCGTCCAAACGGTAGGTACTACTCCGGCCAACACCACGGTAATAAGCGGCGCCGATTTACAGAACAAAGGCGCCCATACACTGGCTGATGCCTTACAGGGTGTCACCGGGGTCACCATTCGCAATTATGGCGGTACCGGTCAAAAAGCCATTCCCTATATGTTAGGAACTGACCGGGTTGTCGTGCTAATCGACGGTAAACGGATGAATCTGCCGCAAGGTATCGGGACCGGCAGCGGTGGTGTAGACTTAAATACTTTCATACTTGGTGATAACATTGACCGCATCGAGGTTGTTCACGGCGGTGCGTCTGTCCTATATGGCGCCGACGCAGTCGGCGGAGTAATCAATATCATTACCAAAAAAGGTGATACCTCGACCAAAACGACGACAAGCATAGCCGGCGGCAATGACGGTGCCCGATACTATGCTTTGACAACCGGCGGCCAAGAAAAAAATACGCGTTGGTATTTTTCCGGTATACAGGACTCAAATGACGGGCAACGTGCCAATAGCAATTACAAAGGGAAAAATGCCTCGTTTAGGATTGACCATGACTTAACTGCACAAGAAAACCTCACTTTTACATATGACTATTATGACAGTCATGCCGGAATTCCCGGCTCCCTAACATACCCGTCTCTAACCGATTTTCAGGACATTCTGCGGCGCAATTGGAGTGCTGGCTATACCAAACAGCATCAAGACGGCACTCGTACTTTCCGCTATTATAATAACGATCAAGTGTATTCCGGCGAGAACTATGGCTACTTCCGACATCACAATACTGTGAAAGCGCTTGAGTATCAGGATAGTACCAGCCTCGACCAAGACAACCTGATTACCTGGGGCGGCGAATGGCGCAAGGATGAAGTAACAAGCACTGCCGAAGGCAACATTTTGCGCAAAGGCATTACCAAAGCACTGTTTATCCAAGACAAGTACAGCCTAAATCCTGCGGCAACGTTAACAGTGGGACTGCGGCGGGATGATAACAGTATTTATGGCGCACACTGGCTGCCCAAAGCTGCTTATCTATATCAAGCAAGTCCTACCACCAGCTATTTTGCTAATTGGGGCAAAGTCTTCAAAGCTCCTAAATTTGACGATTTATACGGTGATGACGGCTGGGGCAATACCGGTAATCCTGATCTAAAACCGGAGACCGGCTGGACGGCTGAGGTTGGAGTAAAAACAAAATTAACACCTAATCACGAAGCTATCTTGTCACTATTTAAGCGCAATCTTAATAATGCGATTGACTGGGAGTATATTGGCAGCGGCAAGTATAGACCGAACAATATTGATAACTATCGGGCAACCGGTGTAAACGTCAGCCTGACAAGCAAGCTGAATGCTATTACAACTACCGAAATCGGCTATACCTATCTCGACAGTCATGACCAAAACAATAAAGACCTTGGCGATCCCCGCCATAGCTTTAACATTGGCATCAACATCCATGACGGCAAACTATCACAAACTGTTAACGGCATATATCAAGCTAAAAGCGGTTCGTCCGGCGCGAAAGTCGACGGCCGGTTTATCGTAAACACCAATACAAATTATTCGATTGATAAGGATACTTCTTTATTCTTAACGATTAACAACTTGTTTGATAAGAACTATCAAAGCGTATACGATTACCCGGCAAACGGCCGGACTATTCTGCTGGGTGTTAAGCAGTCATTGTAAAGAAAGAGGTCTGCCATGGAAAACCAGTTTCTCAAGAGCGGCGGGGCGTTAAAGGTTGATGACCAGTTTATTATCTGTACCTTCCCGTCTCCCCGTTTGGTTTTAAGCACTTCCTTGTACAACGGCGGTTATCTAATGGCCGATGCCGTATTCAATCATCGCTTAAGTATGTTTGTAAACAGTGAACATGACCTGCCTGGCGGCAGTATGGAAAATTACCTGGAAATCATGGCCAAGGAGCGCGGCTTAAACGGTGAGCGCTCCACCGGCCTATTGACAAGCGCCCGGATGAATTGCCGCGCTTATAGCATTTCAACCTTCAATGACCTGATTGTCGAGGTTGTGGCCACAGCTGGAGTAGATAAAAATGCCGCGCGGGCCGGTGATGCGGGCTGTTATTTTGAAAACAACGGCAACTATCAGCCAATTGGCGGCACAATCAACATTCTGGCTTTTACAAATATTAAAATGCCATATGGTTCAATGGCCAAAGCCCTTCTCAGCATTACCGAAGCTAAAACTGCTGCCTTGCAGGAGTTGGCTATTGCCAGCCCTTTAACCCAAAAGCCGGCTACCGGCACCGGTACTGACGGCGTCATCCTTGTCTGCAATCAGGACTCGCCGTTAATTTGCCGGGATACGGGAACACAATCAAAGTTAGGCGAGCTCTTTTGTACTGCTGTTAAAACGGCCGTTAAGCAGTCATTGGCTTTAGAATGTGATATTTCTTCAGCTAGCCAAGGTGCATTGCCCCAACGCCTATGCCGGTCGGATCTGTTTACATCCCTAACCCCGGAACAAATAGCAGCATCGAAAAACAGCAAAATATTACTGGCAGCCAGCCAATCGATTTGGCAGGAATACTGTTGGGGCCTGTTGGACGCAAGCGATGTATGCCACTTTATCCAAATGATGAAGGCTGAATCCAATCAGCCCTGCGGAACAATGATAGCAGCTGAACTACAAAGAAAAATAAGTAATACTGCAAGGAGTAGGTAATATGAGTTTTGAGCAAAGTGTTTTTTTATTTAGTAAAGGCGGGGCTATGATGTACCCCATCTTTATCGCCTCGGTCATCACCTTAGCGATTGGCGTTGAGCGGCTCGTTGTTTACCGGCGGGCCAGCAAAGATATTATGCTGCTGTGGCAGCAAGTTAAACAGTATTTGGTAAATAATCAACCTCAGCAGGCATTAGCACTATGTGAG is part of the Veillonellaceae bacterium genome and encodes:
- a CDS encoding TonB-dependent receptor, which codes for MRNRNLTKKIAAALAAGTLLCTTQAWASEDSIFQLDQITVTADRIVQTVGTTPANTTVISGADLQNKGAHTLADALQGVTGVTIRNYGGTGQKAIPYMLGTDRVVVLIDGKRMNLPQGIGTGSGGVDLNTFILGDNIDRIEVVHGGASVLYGADAVGGVINIITKKGDTSTKTTTSIAGGNDGARYYALTTGGQEKNTRWYFSGIQDSNDGQRANSNYKGKNASFRIDHDLTAQENLTFTYDYYDSHAGIPGSLTYPSLTDFQDILRRNWSAGYTKQHQDGTRTFRYYNNDQVYSGENYGYFRHHNTVKALEYQDSTSLDQDNLITWGGEWRKDEVTSTAEGNILRKGITKALFIQDKYSLNPAATLTVGLRRDDNSIYGAHWLPKAAYLYQASPTTSYFANWGKVFKAPKFDDLYGDDGWGNTGNPDLKPETGWTAEVGVKTKLTPNHEAILSLFKRNLNNAIDWEYIGSGKYRPNNIDNYRATGVNVSLTSKLNAITTTEIGYTYLDSHDQNNKDLGDPRHSFNIGINIHDGKLSQTVNGIYQAKSGSSGAKVDGRFIVNTNTNYSIDKDTSLFLTINNLFDKNYQSVYDYPANGRTILLGVKQSL
- a CDS encoding adenosylcobinamide amidohydrolase, translating into MENQFLKSGGALKVDDQFIICTFPSPRLVLSTSLYNGGYLMADAVFNHRLSMFVNSEHDLPGGSMENYLEIMAKERGLNGERSTGLLTSARMNCRAYSISTFNDLIVEVVATAGVDKNAARAGDAGCYFENNGNYQPIGGTINILAFTNIKMPYGSMAKALLSITEAKTAALQELAIASPLTQKPATGTGTDGVILVCNQDSPLICRDTGTQSKLGELFCTAVKTAVKQSLALECDISSASQGALPQRLCRSDLFTSLTPEQIAASKNSKILLAASQSIWQEYCWGLLDASDVCHFIQMMKAESNQPCGTMIAAELQRKISNTARSR
- a CDS encoding ABC transporter ATP-binding protein, whose translation is MDILQIQALDVGYSSNTVLRNINLTVKAGEFVSVAAPNGTGKSTLLKTIAGLLPPLNGSILLNGQTVADYSRRELAKQIAVVSSDVAAPDYTAYQMVLMGRFPHVSRFAGLTDQDHFVVRTSMKDVDIWKKQACRCSELSQGERQKVIIARALAQQPKLLLLDEPTAHLDICNQYSILHLIKKLALQKDIAVIAVIHDINLAIQFSTHLLLLKNGRLLSYGRPAEVITAETLNQLYDMDFALYHEAAATYVRPNLF